Proteins from a single region of Amorphus orientalis:
- the yghX gene encoding YghX family hydrolase: MTQTSRKRARDFDQRILEIFDGYVHGKISKRAFIMQAGQYAAAGVTGAMILEQLKPNYALAQQVAPDDPSITTEIIEYESPEGHGTIRALMARPADAEGPLPAVLVVHENRGLNPYIEDVVRRTAKAGYLALGPDGLTPLGGYPGNDDEGREMQRQLDGARLMEDFFAAFEFLRDHDQSTGRVGCVGFCYGGGVCNSLAVAYPDLAASVPFYGRQPAVEDVPAIEAPLMIHYAGLDDRINAGWEAYGAALEENGKEFSVHFYPDVNHGFHNDTTPRYDEEAAQLAWERTLAFFDTHLRE; the protein is encoded by the coding sequence ATGACGCAGACTTCACGGAAACGGGCGCGCGACTTCGACCAGCGCATCCTGGAGATCTTCGACGGCTACGTGCACGGCAAGATATCCAAGCGCGCGTTCATCATGCAGGCCGGCCAGTACGCCGCGGCGGGCGTGACCGGCGCGATGATCCTGGAGCAGCTCAAGCCGAACTACGCGCTCGCCCAACAGGTTGCGCCGGACGACCCGTCGATCACGACCGAGATCATCGAATACGAAAGCCCGGAAGGCCACGGCACGATCCGCGCGCTGATGGCGCGGCCGGCCGACGCGGAAGGCCCATTGCCGGCGGTCTTGGTCGTGCACGAGAACCGTGGCCTCAACCCGTATATCGAGGATGTGGTCCGTCGCACCGCCAAGGCGGGATATCTCGCGCTCGGACCCGACGGCCTGACCCCACTGGGCGGCTATCCCGGCAATGACGACGAGGGGCGCGAGATGCAGCGCCAGCTCGACGGCGCCAGGCTGATGGAGGACTTCTTCGCCGCGTTCGAATTCCTGCGTGATCACGACCAGTCCACAGGCAGGGTCGGTTGCGTCGGTTTCTGCTATGGCGGCGGCGTCTGCAACTCGCTGGCCGTTGCGTATCCGGACCTCGCGGCCTCCGTCCCGTTCTACGGCCGGCAGCCAGCCGTAGAGGACGTTCCGGCGATCGAAGCCCCGCTGATGATCCACTATGCCGGGCTGGACGACCGCATCAATGCGGGCTGGGAGGCGTACGGTGCAGCGCTCGAAGAGAACGGAAAAGAGTTCTCGGTCCACTTCTATCCCGACGTGAATCACGGCTTCCACAACGACACCACGCCTCGGTACGATGAGGAGGCCGCGCAGCTTGCGTGGGAACGGACGCTCGCATTTTTTGATACGCATCTGAGGGAGTGA
- a CDS encoding magnesium chelatase subunit D — protein sequence MTDEDGSADRAWSDALLAAAITAIDGARFGGVVLRAPHGPVRQSWLDILTTLMPAGVPVRKMPSHIGDDRLIGGLDLAASLSAGRRVADHGLLAASHGGLVVVPMAERLASTTAARLAAAFDTGTVTVARDGLDLCLPARFAMVALDEGATDEDAVPSGLRDRLALHLDLTGVDHRQAVADLDRLSGAVSEARSLRTEVTVPDQALEALCATAAALGIDSLRPSRFAVAVARTLAMLDGRSEVCEADVVDAARLVLAPRATCLPADPDEIDEPQDGEKPPSPEDQDTAEAGPDDDKINPESLEDIVIAATAASIPDKLLERWRTPAAGRGGDRAGGRTGAVAASRRRGRPVGATAGSPGDGARLNLIETLRAAAPWQRLRATPDDAAGRIHVRKSDFRIARHKRPTETTTIFVVDASGSSALHRLSEAKGAVELLLAECYARRDHVALITFRGTGAELLLPATRSLFRAKRNLAGMRGGGGTPLASALQVSVALADQERRRDRTPMVVLLTDGRANITLDGRHDRGVATADATAQAAGLRATGVPALLIDTGPRPDPRARTLADAMTARYVPMPQAGAQAMSAIVRGAVETERHAPHRAAGEQRVPC from the coding sequence ATGACCGACGAGGACGGCTCCGCCGACCGGGCATGGTCGGATGCGCTGCTCGCCGCCGCCATCACCGCCATAGACGGCGCCCGGTTCGGCGGCGTTGTCCTGCGGGCGCCGCACGGCCCCGTCCGCCAGAGCTGGCTCGACATCCTCACCACCCTGATGCCGGCCGGCGTTCCGGTCCGCAAGATGCCATCCCATATCGGCGACGACCGTCTGATCGGCGGTCTCGACCTGGCTGCCAGCCTGAGCGCGGGCCGCCGCGTGGCGGACCATGGCCTGCTTGCCGCCAGCCACGGCGGACTGGTCGTGGTGCCGATGGCCGAGCGTCTCGCTTCCACCACCGCCGCCCGGCTTGCGGCGGCCTTCGACACCGGCACCGTCACCGTGGCCCGGGACGGCCTCGATCTGTGCCTGCCGGCCCGCTTCGCCATGGTCGCCCTCGACGAGGGCGCAACCGACGAGGACGCCGTGCCGTCCGGTCTCCGCGACCGGCTCGCCCTTCATCTCGATCTGACGGGCGTCGATCACCGGCAGGCGGTGGCGGATCTCGACCGTCTCTCCGGGGCAGTCAGCGAAGCCCGCAGCCTGCGCACCGAGGTCACGGTCCCCGATCAAGCCCTGGAAGCCCTGTGCGCGACCGCCGCCGCCCTTGGCATCGACTCGCTGCGCCCGTCCCGGTTCGCCGTGGCCGTCGCCCGCACCCTTGCCATGCTCGACGGGCGGTCCGAGGTTTGCGAGGCCGACGTTGTCGATGCGGCCCGCCTGGTGCTGGCTCCCCGCGCAACCTGCCTTCCGGCCGACCCGGACGAAATCGACGAACCCCAGGACGGCGAGAAGCCGCCGTCGCCGGAGGATCAGGACACGGCTGAGGCCGGTCCGGACGACGACAAGATCAATCCGGAAAGCCTCGAGGACATCGTCATCGCGGCCACCGCCGCCAGCATCCCGGACAAGCTGCTGGAACGCTGGCGCACGCCGGCCGCAGGCCGCGGCGGCGACCGGGCTGGCGGGCGAACCGGCGCCGTCGCCGCCTCCCGTCGTCGGGGGCGCCCGGTCGGGGCAACCGCCGGCAGCCCCGGCGATGGCGCGCGCCTCAACCTGATCGAGACGCTGCGCGCTGCGGCTCCCTGGCAGCGCCTGCGCGCAACGCCCGACGACGCGGCGGGCCGCATCCACGTCCGCAAGAGCGATTTCCGGATCGCCCGCCACAAGCGCCCGACCGAGACCACCACGATCTTCGTGGTCGATGCGTCCGGCTCCTCCGCCCTTCATCGCTTGTCCGAAGCCAAGGGCGCCGTCGAGCTGCTGCTTGCCGAATGCTATGCACGGCGCGACCACGTCGCCCTGATCACCTTTCGCGGCACCGGCGCGGAGCTGCTGCTCCCGGCCACCCGGTCCCTGTTCCGGGCCAAGCGGAACCTCGCCGGCATGCGGGGCGGCGGCGGGACTCCGCTTGCCAGCGCGCTGCAGGTTTCGGTCGCCCTGGCCGACCAGGAACGCCGGCGCGACCGCACACCGATGGTGGTGCTGCTCACCGACGGGCGGGCGAACATCACCTTGGACGGGCGCCACGACCGGGGCGTCGCCACGGCGGACGCAACGGCCCAGGCCGCCGGCCTTCGCGCCACCGGTGTGCCGGCCCTTTTGATCGATACGGGGCCGCGGCCGGATCCGCGCGCCCGCACACTCGCCGACGCAATGACCGCCCGCTACGTTCCGATGCCGCAGGCCGGCGCCCAGGCCATGTCCGCGATCGTGCGGGGTGCCGTGGAGACGGAGCGGCACGCGCCCCACCGCGCTGCAGGGGAGCAGCGGGTGCCATGCTGA
- a CDS encoding minor capsid protein: MAAIRFDPRAAGRSVPATKRADRSSKRARFAARLNADARANGRMLLSTLRALDLSPRDLPDITEPRAEALAEWDRRAPLLLGDPQGGAERRPAALQVLEDDIALRFTSRINAERQQALGIDRYVWRSRDDALVRPGHAVRDDRVFFWDEPPEGGHPGEAYNCRCVAEPVLADEPEWRPTIDGSYGRAIDRAILEGAFDAAIDFASDFLPSVDDLWALLDALAELAEVGADAAELAALVVRDALVGLDDGEVARRDALLGAAGAWARGLSRALRDAPALAEGLVAYVGALEARPAELDRAYRRGLATRADVEEAHRERSYVRTSAALYGLATALSARTAAKGLTTRLMRRLGRRTDLGDEAVGASLLARARRARAVSPHADWRRIDNPGIQWGRGIRQQGHPWEQHLATRGDLGEWIAERAPNFKTFDFFDESKGLATSAKTLDTRALSYVRQPRRIFVAMKGYIDKAYAFDRHRVGRYEIRVAQIESITLKLAVPVGTSHEQIKEINRARAYAESLGIEMEVTFVR; encoded by the coding sequence ATGGCGGCGATCCGCTTCGATCCGCGTGCGGCCGGAAGGTCGGTGCCGGCCACGAAGAGGGCGGATCGCAGCTCCAAGCGGGCTCGGTTCGCTGCGCGCCTGAATGCCGACGCCCGGGCCAACGGCCGGATGCTGCTTTCGACACTGCGCGCGCTCGATCTTTCTCCGCGTGATCTTCCCGACATAACCGAGCCGCGGGCGGAGGCGCTCGCCGAATGGGACCGGCGCGCCCCGCTTCTACTGGGGGACCCGCAGGGCGGGGCCGAGCGCCGGCCGGCGGCGCTGCAGGTCCTGGAAGACGACATCGCGCTGCGGTTCACCAGTCGGATCAATGCCGAGCGACAGCAGGCGCTCGGGATCGACCGCTATGTCTGGCGAAGCCGCGACGACGCGCTGGTGCGGCCTGGCCATGCCGTCCGCGACGACCGGGTCTTCTTCTGGGACGAGCCGCCGGAAGGCGGGCATCCGGGCGAGGCCTACAACTGCCGATGCGTGGCCGAACCGGTGCTCGCCGACGAGCCGGAATGGCGTCCGACGATCGACGGCAGCTACGGCCGGGCGATCGACCGGGCGATCCTCGAAGGCGCCTTCGACGCGGCCATCGACTTCGCGTCCGATTTCCTGCCGTCGGTGGACGATCTCTGGGCGCTGCTCGACGCCTTGGCCGAGCTTGCGGAGGTTGGCGCCGACGCCGCGGAACTCGCCGCCCTCGTCGTCAGGGACGCGCTCGTCGGCCTCGATGACGGTGAGGTCGCCCGCCGCGACGCGCTGCTCGGGGCAGCCGGCGCCTGGGCGCGCGGACTTAGCAGGGCGCTGCGCGATGCGCCGGCGCTGGCGGAGGGCCTCGTCGCCTATGTCGGTGCGCTGGAGGCGCGTCCGGCCGAACTCGACCGGGCCTATCGCCGCGGCCTTGCCACGCGGGCGGATGTCGAGGAGGCCCATCGCGAACGCAGCTACGTCCGCACGTCGGCCGCCCTCTACGGACTGGCCACGGCCCTGTCGGCGCGGACCGCGGCCAAGGGGCTGACGACCCGGCTTATGCGACGCCTCGGGCGTCGGACGGATCTGGGAGACGAGGCGGTCGGCGCCAGCCTGTTGGCCCGTGCGCGGCGGGCACGCGCCGTGTCTCCGCACGCGGATTGGCGACGGATCGACAATCCAGGCATCCAATGGGGCAGGGGGATCAGGCAGCAGGGCCACCCCTGGGAGCAGCATCTGGCGACGCGGGGCGATCTCGGCGAGTGGATCGCAGAGCGCGCGCCGAACTTCAAGACGTTTGACTTTTTTGATGAATCAAAAGGCCTCGCAACCAGCGCGAAGACACTTGACACGAGAGCGCTAAGCTATGTGCGTCAACCGCGAAGAATTTTCGTAGCGATGAAGGGCTACATCGATAAGGCGTATGCTTTCGATCGCCACAGAGTTGGGAGATACGAGATTCGAGTTGCTCAGATTGAATCAATTACACTTAAACTAGCTGTACCCGTTGGTACTTCTCATGAACAAATAAAAGAGATCAATCGCGCCCGGGCCTATGCCGAGAGCCTCGGCATCGAGATGGAGGTGACGTTTGTCCGATGA
- a CDS encoding contact-dependent growth inhibition system immunity protein: MSKEACVTAFTKFYRIHSWAVFGASKLDPDGIDADHPPDLDDAALGAVAREALLASRFIGPDHPDWDRVHAFWSRENSERLLERLKARAGVKTHGALYSGVGEVGLILKNGIINLRPKRYEGRGGFGPLRGDHTVELPETVSDEELGAAIRHLVDVSRRPWRY; the protein is encoded by the coding sequence GTGAGCAAAGAAGCCTGCGTCACCGCCTTTACGAAGTTCTACCGGATCCATTCGTGGGCCGTGTTCGGGGCCTCGAAACTGGATCCGGACGGCATCGATGCCGATCACCCGCCGGACCTGGACGATGCGGCTCTCGGGGCGGTTGCGCGGGAAGCGCTGCTGGCCAGCCGCTTCATCGGCCCCGATCATCCCGACTGGGACCGGGTTCATGCGTTCTGGAGCCGCGAGAACAGCGAACGGCTGCTCGAACGGCTCAAGGCCCGGGCCGGTGTGAAGACGCATGGGGCGCTCTACAGCGGAGTCGGCGAAGTGGGCCTCATACTCAAGAATGGCATCATTAACTTGAGACCGAAGAGGTACGAGGGTCGGGGCGGGTTTGGACCGCTCAGGGGCGACCATACGGTGGAGCTTCCCGAAACCGTCTCGGACGAGGAACTGGGGGCCGCCATCCGCCACCTGGTCGACGTCAGCCGCCGGCCCTGGCGATACTGA
- the bchI gene encoding magnesium chelatase ATPase subunit I, translating to MPHKADRRDRHSGAGAGKPGSGTKTRPAFPFSAIVGQDELKRALTLAAIDPSIGGVLAFGDRGTGKSTTVRSLAALLPRMRAVAGCPYHCPPDDPAGQCETCLAAADLPARQGPVPVVDLPLGATEDRVVGALDLECALAHGEKRFEPGLLARANRGFLYIDEVNLLEDHIVDLLLDVAASGENVVEREGLSVRHPARFVLVGSGNPEEGELRPQLLDRFGLAVDVHTPTALADRIEIVKRRDAYDRAPADFVEHWAARERTLRRKITAARNRLDALPLTDEILGEAATFCMAIGTDGLRAELTLVRAARALAAFEGKDAVAADHLRRVALPALRHRLRRDPLDETGSTARLDRALQEHFGP from the coding sequence ATGCCGCATAAAGCCGATCGTCGGGATCGACACAGCGGTGCGGGCGCCGGCAAGCCGGGCTCCGGCACCAAAACCCGGCCGGCGTTTCCGTTTTCCGCCATCGTCGGTCAGGACGAACTCAAGCGCGCCCTGACGCTCGCCGCCATCGATCCCTCCATCGGCGGCGTGCTCGCCTTCGGCGATCGCGGCACCGGCAAGTCGACCACCGTGCGCTCGCTCGCCGCGCTGCTGCCCCGGATGCGGGCGGTTGCGGGCTGTCCCTATCACTGCCCCCCCGACGATCCCGCCGGCCAGTGCGAGACGTGCCTTGCCGCTGCGGACCTGCCCGCCCGCCAGGGTCCGGTTCCCGTGGTCGACCTGCCGCTCGGGGCGACCGAGGATCGGGTGGTCGGGGCGCTCGATCTGGAATGCGCCCTCGCACACGGCGAAAAGCGCTTCGAGCCGGGCCTTCTCGCCCGCGCCAACCGCGGCTTCCTCTATATCGACGAGGTCAACCTGCTCGAGGACCACATCGTCGACCTGCTGCTCGACGTGGCCGCCTCCGGCGAGAACGTGGTCGAGCGTGAAGGCCTGAGCGTCCGCCACCCGGCCCGCTTCGTGCTCGTGGGAAGCGGCAACCCGGAAGAGGGCGAACTCCGACCGCAGCTCCTCGACCGATTCGGGCTGGCCGTAGACGTCCACACCCCGACGGCGCTCGCCGACCGGATCGAGATCGTGAAGCGGCGCGACGCCTACGACCGCGCCCCCGCCGACTTCGTGGAGCACTGGGCCGCCAGGGAGCGTACGCTCCGCCGCAAGATCACCGCCGCGCGCAACCGGCTGGATGCGCTGCCGCTCACTGACGAGATCCTCGGCGAGGCGGCCACGTTCTGCATGGCGATCGGCACCGACGGGCTCCGCGCCGAACTCACCCTGGTCCGCGCCGCGCGCGCGCTCGCCGCCTTCGAGGGCAAGGACGCCGTCGCCGCCGATCATCTGCGCCGCGTCGCGCTGCCGGCCCTCCGGCACCGGCTGCGCCGCGACCCTCTCGACGAGACCGGGTCGACCGCGCGCCTCGACCGCGCACTCCAGGAGCATTTCGGGCCATGA
- a CDS encoding MarR family winged helix-turn-helix transcriptional regulator, translating into MTDAPQKHDDHARSDGAGATTAAHPLDGHLGFILRRAQLGVFQELTGIFGAYDLRPAQFAVLKVIEARPGISQSEAAESISVKTTNFATLIAQMEARDLVRRETSPTDRRGRMLFLTPGGQTICRDVTALWADYERRLTERLGGDDARAALVAMLKALDADTPS; encoded by the coding sequence GTGACCGACGCCCCCCAGAAGCACGACGACCACGCCAGATCCGATGGCGCCGGCGCGACGACCGCCGCCCATCCGCTCGATGGCCATCTCGGCTTCATTCTGAGGCGGGCACAGCTCGGTGTCTTTCAGGAGCTGACCGGAATCTTTGGTGCTTACGACCTCCGGCCGGCGCAGTTTGCGGTGCTCAAGGTGATCGAGGCCCGCCCCGGCATCAGCCAGTCGGAGGCGGCCGAGTCGATCTCGGTCAAGACCACCAACTTCGCCACGTTGATCGCGCAGATGGAGGCGAGAGACCTGGTGCGACGCGAAACGTCGCCCACCGACCGGCGCGGACGCATGCTGTTTCTGACGCCTGGAGGCCAGACAATCTGCCGGGACGTGACCGCGCTGTGGGCCGACTACGAACGGCGCCTGACGGAACGGCTCGGCGGCGACGACGCCCGCGCGGCCCTGGTTGCCATGCTCAAAGCGCTCGACGCCGATACCCCATCCTGA
- a CDS encoding NAD(P)H-dependent flavin oxidoreductase: MPLPDALRGRLSAPVIAAPMFLTSGPDLVVEVCRSGLLGTFPALNQRTTEGLSDWLDEIEQRLADVPGAAPYGVNLIVHRSNPRVEDDLEEVVRHKVPLVITSLGAVKDVVDAVHSYGGLVFHDVVNVRHAQKAVEAGVDGIIAVCAGAGGHAGVLSPFALIPEIRSIFSGTIVLSGAISTGSQVAAARLMGADLAYLGTRFLATREAIVDDRHKEMVVGAKAADIVYTPNISGVPASFLRQSIVEAGLNPDNLPPHGTLDMTNEARAWKTVWSAGQGVGSIDTVPGAADLCRTLVSDYRAAISGLADELL; encoded by the coding sequence ATGCCGCTACCGGACGCCCTACGAGGCAGGCTGAGCGCCCCTGTCATCGCCGCGCCGATGTTCCTGACGTCCGGTCCGGATCTTGTCGTGGAGGTGTGCCGCTCGGGCCTGCTGGGAACCTTTCCGGCCCTCAACCAGCGCACGACGGAAGGGCTTTCCGACTGGCTGGACGAGATCGAACAGCGGCTTGCCGACGTGCCGGGTGCGGCTCCCTACGGCGTCAATCTGATCGTGCATCGCTCCAACCCAAGGGTTGAAGACGACCTGGAGGAGGTCGTGCGCCACAAAGTGCCGCTGGTGATCACGTCGCTCGGCGCGGTGAAGGACGTGGTGGACGCGGTCCATTCCTATGGCGGCCTGGTCTTTCACGACGTGGTCAACGTCCGCCATGCGCAGAAGGCGGTGGAGGCGGGCGTCGACGGGATCATCGCCGTGTGCGCCGGCGCCGGCGGCCATGCGGGTGTCCTCAGCCCGTTCGCGCTGATCCCCGAAATCCGGTCGATCTTCTCCGGCACGATCGTGCTGTCCGGGGCGATCAGCACCGGCAGCCAGGTGGCCGCGGCGCGGTTGATGGGAGCGGATCTCGCCTATCTCGGGACACGGTTCCTGGCGACCCGCGAAGCCATCGTCGACGACCGCCACAAGGAGATGGTGGTGGGCGCGAAGGCGGCCGACATCGTCTATACGCCCAACATCTCCGGCGTGCCGGCGAGCTTCCTGCGCCAGAGCATCGTCGAAGCCGGCCTAAATCCGGATAACCTGCCGCCGCACGGTACCCTCGACATGACCAACGAAGCGCGGGCCTGGAAGACGGTCTGGTCGGCCGGGCAGGGCGTGGGGTCGATCGACACGGTGCCGGGTGCCGCCGATCTCTGCCGCACCCTCGTCAGCGACTACCGCGCGGCGATCTCGGGCCTTGCCGACGAACTGCTGTAG
- a CDS encoding serine hydrolase domain-containing protein, translating to MALLRYFARMTGMALAVSALGSPAAAQNDGSRWLTPTMIQARAHMFDPALNYLTFQHMDQMFATRTVEAGPDTWELPSEPVSLEGRYTINGEEMDLEAALEATATNALVVVKDGKIVFEEYRNGSDADTRFITFSVAKSYVSTLVGLALADGAIDSLDDPVTKYLPEMEGSGYDGTTIRDLLRMRSGVDWLEVYKFGSETQLTTVHDNSLVGYKYRWCDYAADESRPGAHEPGEVFNYATLDTSVLGCIVEKAVGKPGAEYMSEKLWKPAGMESDAYWIMDGPESVGREFYGAGLNATARDHARFGLMFLNGGKANGKQVVPADWVEDATVPDEGYEPTAEGEDLGYQYQWWTFTDSDVYAALGLHHQYIYIDPANELVIVKASYTAEPVGRDAENEELFRQITDKLTD from the coding sequence ATGGCGTTACTTCGATACTTCGCCAGAATGACCGGAATGGCCCTGGCGGTCTCGGCTCTCGGCTCCCCGGCCGCGGCACAGAATGACGGTTCGCGCTGGCTCACACCGACCATGATCCAGGCCCGGGCCCACATGTTCGACCCGGCGCTCAACTATCTGACCTTCCAGCACATGGATCAGATGTTTGCGACGCGGACCGTCGAGGCGGGTCCCGATACCTGGGAGCTGCCGAGCGAGCCGGTCTCGCTGGAGGGTCGGTACACGATCAACGGCGAGGAGATGGATCTGGAGGCCGCGCTGGAGGCGACGGCCACCAACGCCCTCGTCGTGGTCAAGGACGGGAAGATCGTCTTCGAGGAGTATCGCAACGGCAGTGATGCCGACACGCGGTTCATCACCTTCTCCGTCGCCAAGTCCTACGTGTCGACGCTGGTCGGCCTGGCGCTCGCCGACGGGGCGATCGACAGCCTCGATGACCCGGTGACGAAATATCTCCCGGAGATGGAGGGCAGCGGCTACGACGGCACGACCATCCGTGACCTGCTGCGCATGCGCTCCGGGGTCGACTGGCTCGAGGTCTACAAGTTCGGCAGCGAGACCCAGCTCACCACGGTCCACGACAATTCGCTCGTCGGCTACAAGTACCGCTGGTGCGACTATGCCGCCGATGAATCGCGGCCCGGCGCCCACGAACCGGGCGAGGTCTTCAACTATGCGACACTCGACACCAGCGTCCTCGGCTGCATCGTTGAGAAGGCGGTCGGCAAGCCCGGCGCCGAGTACATGTCCGAAAAGCTCTGGAAGCCGGCCGGGATGGAGAGCGACGCCTACTGGATCATGGACGGTCCGGAATCGGTGGGCCGCGAATTCTACGGGGCAGGCCTGAACGCAACCGCGCGCGACCATGCCCGTTTCGGACTGATGTTCCTGAACGGCGGCAAGGCGAACGGGAAGCAGGTCGTGCCGGCCGACTGGGTCGAGGACGCCACCGTCCCCGACGAAGGGTACGAGCCCACGGCCGAAGGTGAAGATCTCGGCTACCAGTATCAGTGGTGGACCTTCACCGACAGCGACGTCTACGCCGCGCTGGGCCTTCACCATCAGTACATCTATATCGACCCCGCCAACGAACTGGTCATCGTGAAGGCGAGCTACACGGCCGAGCCCGTCGGTCGGGATGCGGAGAACGAGGAACTGTTCCGCCAGATCACGGACAAGCTGACGGACTGA
- a CDS encoding contact-dependent growth inhibition system immunity protein → MTLRKPVNPPLRREYKAAAITAFKKFYRIHSWAVWGAHMLDPDGIDADHPPDLDDSSLGAAAREALLASRFIGPDHPDRERIDAYWKNLSNKELLDRFKARAGVKTHSALYTGVGEVRLILEDGIISLRPLRYEGRGGFGHLRGAKTVELPETVSDEELGAAIRHLVDVSRRPWRY, encoded by the coding sequence ATGACGTTGCGCAAGCCGGTCAACCCGCCTCTTCGGAGAGAATACAAAGCGGCCGCCATTACCGCCTTCAAGAAATTCTATCGGATTCACTCGTGGGCAGTGTGGGGGGCACATATGCTCGACCCCGATGGAATAGATGCCGACCATCCGCCGGATCTGGACGATTCGAGCCTCGGCGCCGCGGCGCGGGAAGCGCTGCTGGCGAGCCGCTTCATCGGCCCGGATCACCCGGACCGGGAGCGAATCGATGCGTATTGGAAAAACCTGTCCAACAAGGAGCTTCTCGATCGGTTCAAGGCGCGGGCCGGGGTGAAGACGCACAGCGCGCTCTACACCGGCGTCGGCGAAGTGCGCCTCATCTTGGAGGATGGCATCATCAGCCTGAGGCCGTTGAGATATGAGGGCCGGGGTGGGTTCGGCCACCTAAGGGGCGCCAAGACCGTGGAGCTTCCCGAAACCGTCTCGGACGAGGAGCTGGGGGCCGCCATCCGCCACCTGGTCGATGTCAGCCGCCGGCCCTGGCGATACTGA
- a CDS encoding contact-dependent growth inhibition system immunity protein, whose amino-acid sequence MKDRSQRSAPPPEERKEASVTAFKKFYRIHSWAVFRACLLDPDGIDGDHPPDLDDAALGAAAREALLASRFIGPDHPDWGRVRASVTPEAARSDEERLKARAGVKTQQALYSGVGEVSLTLKDGNIRLLPGKYQGRGGFGSLNGVDPTELPETVSDAELGAAIRHLVDVSRRPWRY is encoded by the coding sequence ATGAAAGATCGAAGTCAGCGCAGTGCGCCACCCCCCGAAGAGCGGAAAGAGGCCAGCGTCACCGCCTTCAAGAAATTCTATCGGATCCACTCCTGGGCGGTCTTTCGGGCCTGTCTGCTCGACCCCGATGGAATCGATGGCGACCATCCACCGGATCTGGACGATGCGGCTCTCGGGGCGGCCGCGCGCGAAGCGCTGCTGGCCAGCCGCTTCATCGGCCCCGATCATCCCGACTGGGGTCGCGTGAGGGCCTCAGTAACGCCGGAGGCTGCTCGATCCGATGAGGAACGTTTAAAGGCTCGTGCTGGAGTAAAGACCCAACAGGCACTCTACAGCGGCGTGGGCGAAGTCAGTCTGACGCTGAAGGATGGCAATATCAGGCTGCTTCCAGGGAAGTATCAGGGACGCGGTGGGTTTGGCTCATTGAACGGTGTCGACCCCACGGAGCTTCCCGAAACCGTTTCGGACGCGGAGCTGGGGGCCGCCATCCGCCACTTGGTCGATGTCAGCCGCCGGCCCTGGCGATACTGA
- the ispH gene encoding 4-hydroxy-3-methylbut-2-enyl diphosphate reductase → MLSEPAPLLVVLAQPRGFCAGVNRAIEIVERALSHYGAPVYVRHQIVHNHHVVEGLRARGAVFVDEIDEIPDGGVTVFSAHGVSRRVEGEAALRDLDVIDATCPLVRKVHKEGARYAGLGYDVVLIGHRGHAEIDGTIGRIDGRLHLIASPAEVADIEVADPERVAYITQTTLSVIDTRDVIAALRARFPAAVGPDTRDICYATQNRQKALLDLIEDVDLLLVVGASNSSNSNRLRELGARHGVPSHLIDGPAMLDPDWLEGVGAVGLTAGASAPEALVQDVVARLGDWRRVTVEERDGVEEAVQFPLPERLRSLDQSAA, encoded by the coding sequence ATGCTCAGCGAACCGGCCCCTCTCCTCGTCGTCCTGGCTCAACCGCGCGGTTTCTGCGCCGGCGTGAACCGGGCGATTGAAATCGTCGAGCGCGCGCTCAGCCATTACGGGGCGCCGGTCTATGTCCGCCATCAGATCGTTCACAACCACCACGTGGTCGAGGGGCTGCGCGCCCGCGGTGCGGTGTTCGTCGACGAGATCGACGAGATCCCCGACGGCGGCGTCACGGTCTTCAGCGCCCACGGCGTGTCGCGCCGGGTCGAGGGCGAGGCCGCGCTCCGCGACCTCGACGTCATCGACGCGACCTGCCCGCTGGTGCGCAAGGTCCATAAGGAGGGCGCGCGCTATGCCGGCCTCGGCTACGACGTCGTCCTGATCGGCCATCGCGGCCATGCCGAGATCGACGGGACCATAGGCCGGATCGACGGCCGCCTTCATCTCATCGCCAGCCCGGCCGAGGTCGCCGACATCGAGGTCGCCGATCCGGAACGTGTGGCCTACATCACCCAGACGACTCTCAGCGTGATCGACACCCGCGACGTGATCGCGGCCCTTCGCGCACGCTTTCCGGCGGCCGTCGGGCCCGACACCCGGGACATCTGCTACGCCACCCAGAACCGGCAGAAGGCCTTGCTCGATCTGATCGAGGACGTCGATCTCCTGCTCGTGGTCGGCGCCTCCAACAGTTCCAACTCCAATCGGCTGCGCGAACTCGGCGCGCGGCACGGCGTGCCGAGCCATCTGATCGACGGTCCGGCAATGCTGGATCCGGACTGGCTGGAAGGCGTCGGAGCCGTCGGACTCACCGCCGGCGCGTCCGCGCCCGAAGCCCTGGTCCAGGACGTGGTCGCCCGTCTGGGCGACTGGCGCCGGGTCACGGTCGAAGAGCGCGACGGCGTCGAGGAAGCGGTCCAGTTCCCCCTGCCGGAGCGCCTGCGGAGCCTCGACCAGTCCGCCGCCTGA